Proteins encoded in a region of the Mercenaria mercenaria strain notata chromosome 1, MADL_Memer_1, whole genome shotgun sequence genome:
- the LOC123545263 gene encoding uncharacterized protein LOC123545263: MFNKTLEDNLKVIQNYPSGDANKYLMISSMNKSRHRIKRKIPVFVTAFDYTHYRECQGLFKSLHEHFMSNPKYRKDMLTIVYDLGLTPSQIKMVQSNCKCEIRRFPFEDYPSHVNTLSTYAFKPIIVNLLLMEFDFVWWVDTSVRFITDDIDSVVEQAILHSLLYKVSAHERTLTRNTMMETFEFLRENSCKFKQLREVFATALLFHVDRISLIAVQAWVKCALNERCIAPYGSLLKHRCDFSKDYDGRCHRFDQSVIGIIIRRLFREQNDNFLQRGVYHVKRFDYVPYFKKDVEAWLNVY, encoded by the exons ATGTTCAACAAAACATTGGAAGATAACTTAAAAGTCATACAAAACTACCCATCTGGAGATGCAAATAAATATCTAATGATATCCAGTATGAACAAATCTAGACATCGGATAAAACGCAAAATACCTGTTTTTGTAACGGCATTTGACTACACGCACTACAGAGAATGTCAAGGCCTTTTTAAATCTCTACATGAACACTTCATGTCAAATCCCAAGTATAGAAAAGATATGCTTACCATTGTTTATGATCTTGGACTTACCCCATCTCAAATAAAAATG GTACAAAGTAACTGCAAATGTGAGATTCGACGGTTTCCCTTCGAAGATTATCCGTCGCACGTGAACACACTGTCTACTTACGCCTTTAAGCCAATCATTGTAAAT CTCCTTTTAATGGAATTTGATTTTGTATGGTGGGTTGATACTTCAGTACGCTTTATAACAGATGACATCGATTCAGTGGTAGAACAAGCTATCTTACACAGTCTTCTTTATAAAGTCTCGGCACACGAGCGAACCCTAACAAGAAACACAATGATGGAGACTTTTGAGTTTCTCAGAGAGAACAgttgcaaatttaaacaattaagaGAAGTATTTGCTACCGCATTGCTGTTTCATGTAGATCGTATATCACTCATTGCTGTCCAAGCATGGGTAAAATGTGCATTAAATGAACGTTGTATAGCACCATATGGAAGCCTATTAAAACACAGATGTGATTTTTCAAAAGATTACGATGGACGTTGCCACAGATTTGACCAGTCTGTAATTGGCATCATAATTAGAAGACTTTTTCGGGAACAAAATGATAATTTTCTGCAAAGGGGTGTTTATCATGTTAAACGATTTGACTATGTTCCATATTTCAAAAAAGATGTAGAAGCGTGGTTGAACGTTTATTGA